In the genome of Aphidius gifuensis isolate YNYX2018 linkage group LG6, ASM1490517v1, whole genome shotgun sequence, the window tataaatttaaatatttgggtagttaattaattaattacgtAGAATTTCTTCAAgttgcaatttatttatcaaataataaattgttattattcaattattaatatatttagaaaataagatcattttttatttgcttttttaattcatcattttttgtcCCATACAGAATCATcgtaattcatatatatatatttttttttcaattagatAAATGTATAGTCATTgtgtttgatgataaaattatttatactatttttagatttaaacaattgctattattaattatttgatgttttaaatattaattatatcaacaataattgttatgtattgttttcattgtttttatatttaaaatgatatgaatttttatttatttttaggatGTGCAAGAGGACAATTCCGTTGTGGTAATGGTGACTGTATTTCCGGTGATAAAAAGTGCGATAAATTTTATGACTGTGAAGATGGCTCGGACGAAGAAAATTGTGGTGAGTTAAATACCACAAgtaattcaagtttttatttaatgataaattttgtaattatgcAGGTATAGAAACAACAACTTCAGCAGGACGTCACTGTTCATATGGACAATTTCAATGTGAATCTGATAAAATATGTGTTCTTGATTCAGCACGTTGTAATGGTATTCCAGAATGTCGAGATGGATCTGACGAATATGGATGCGGtaatttaaactattatttaaattattttataaattaaattatttttattgttttattctaGCTGGTAAAGAAAAAACTGGCCTTGATTTAAAGACATATCCAAGCgaacaaaatatcaaagaaagtaagttaaaatttaattttttcattcgaaaaaaaaacaattattacacttgatatatttttttcttgttgaataatttattttcaattttttttacacatattaaatatatttgttgttttttttttgtttcttgcCTCGGCCAGACCCGGTAAGACAAGGTAAGAttgaatttaaagaaaaagaaaaaaattaaaaagactgAAACAATCATGCTATGGGaatcattgaataattaatacaaaaaatataatttttttattaattcataatattgatttacagctaaattcaaataatcaataattcattttcagttaaaaaacaatccatcaaattatttaaattaaaaatttaaaaacaccaACATAATacaatgtgaaaaaaaaaaaataattacattatcagcaataataataatgggtGCAAGCAATAAAAAATGGGGCATGATAAATCGTGCtgcatgaatttaaaaaaataataatctcaaaaataaataactaatattaaaatatttacaggaCGTGAAGTTGTATTTCAATGTCGAGATGAGAGTGATCATCGTGCACGTGTACGTTGGTCTCGTGGAAATAATCTTCCACTACCACCAGGTTCAGTTGACAAAGGTGATGGTCGTCTTGAAATACCAAACATAAAACTTGAACATTCTGGACCATATATTTGTGAAGCTGTTGGTTATCCATCATCATTTTCTGGTCAAAAAGTAACAGTTAATCTTCATGttgaaaattatgaattacCAGTAACTCGTCCACCTCAAGTATGTAAATACGATGAGGCAACATGTAGTAATGGTGATTGTATACCAAAAACATATGTTTGTGATGGTAAATTTGATTGTACTGATGGAAGTGATGAGATGCGTTGTAATCCACATGGTTGTGAACCAAATCAATATCGTTGTGCAAATAAACAATGTGTTAGTAAAATTTGGCGTTGTGATGGTGACAAAGATTGTAATGATGGAAGTGATGAAGAAAATTGTGAAGCATCACCACCAGGTTCATTGTGTCGTTATGATGAATTTCAGTGTACAAAATATGATCAATGTATACCAAAAAGTTATCATTGTGATATGGAAAGAGATTGTCAAGATGGTAGTGATGAATTTGGTTGTTCACCAGTTTATATTGTTAAACCACCACAGCCAATTGTTGTACTAGCATCTGGTGAAACAATGATACTAACATGCACAGCAATTGGTGTACCAATACCAGAAATTAATTGGCGTTTAAATTGGGGTCATGTACCATCAAAATGTGATTCAGTATCAGTTAATGGTACTGGTAGTTTAACATGTCCAGATATTAGTATTAGTGATCAAGGTGCATATTCATGTGAAGCATTAAATATTGGTGGTTTTGTATTTGCTGTACCAGATGCAATATTAATTGTCAATGAAACACAAAATGTATGTCAACGTGGTGAATTTAATTCTGAAGCTAAAAAACCAGATGAATGTATATCATGCTTTTGTTTTGGTGTTACAAATCAATGTAGAAGTGCtgatttatttacatttcaaTTACCACCACCATTTGATCGTCATAAAGTACTTGATGTTGATTTAACAAATGGTGAGCCACAAATACGTGGTGAAATTGGTAGTAAAGTTGCTGAAATACGTCCAATTAATCGTGATGGTGTTGAAATATCAatgattaatgataattatacacCATCATCATTTGATATACCATATTTTGCATTACCAGAAGCTTATCATGGCTCACAGTTAAATTCTTATGgtggttatttaaaatatacaatacgTTACAGTGGTGATGGAAGAAATAATACAGCACCAGCAGTTATATTAAGTGGTAATCGTTATATGTTATTTCACAGAGGACATTATACACCACCAAATCAAGAAACTGAAGAAGTTGTTAGATTCTTTTATGGTGAAtggtataaaatatatcgtgGTAGAGAAATAACAGCAACTAGACAAGATATTATGATGGCACTTGctaatgttgataatattcttataaaaGCTAAATATGATGATTCACCACAACTTGATATTTCAATAACTGAAATAACTATGGACAGtgctgaaaaaacaaatgttggTCTTGGTAGTGCATCTTTTGTTGAAGAATGTTCTTGTCCAGCTGGATATACTGGATTATCATGTGAAAGTTGTGCATCAGGACATGAAAGAAAAACATCAGGACCATGGCTTGGTGAATGTCAACGTGCTGAACCAATTGCATCTTGTCCACCAGGTTACTATGGTGATCCATCAAGAAATATTCCTTGTGAGCCATGTCCATGTCCACTGACAAATCCATCAAATCAGTaagttgtttaatttatatttttaattcattgataaatatataataaattattaatttagatttGCACGAACATGCCAACTTGGACCAAATCGAGAGCCTGTATGTGATTGTCCACCTGGATATATGGGAAGTAGATGTGAATCTTGTTCATCTGGTTATCGTGGTAATCCATTGATACCCGGTGACATGTGTGTAGCTGAATCACAATGTGATCCTCATGGAAGTCTCACACCAAATCCTGATGCTGATGGAAAATGTCGATGCAAggtatttatttcatttttttttttttccataaatttaaataaaactactagtaatattgtttttcaaaaattgctGCTTggattattgttaataactttctttttttttaaatattttaaacattgtAAGTATACATTtaagataatatttataaatttattgtaaaatatatattattttcgtttAGAATTTCGCAACTGGTTTAACTTGTGACTCATGCAAGCCAAACACATTTAGTCTTGCTTCGAAAAATCAATTTGGATGTATCAGTTGTTTCTGCATGGGTGTATCAAATCGATGCACAGCATCACACTGGTACAGAAGTgaggtaaatataaatttttctaaattataattttcatacacttgtaaaattaattaatttataaattatatttcttcattttaCAGATTAAAGTTTCTTTTACAAATTCAATACGTGATTTTTCTcttattcaatcaaaaaatcCAGATGCTACGACAATTGTATCGGGTATACGTCTTGATACAAGTAGACgtgaaattatttacaatgaaTTTCCAAATCGTGGTAGTAATGATGTTTATTATTGGCAACTTCCAAGTATATTCCTCGGTGATCAAGTCACATCTTACGGTGGTAGTCTCAAGTATACCGTAAGATATGTTCCATCACCAGGTGGACAAAGTTCAAAAAATAGTGCAGCAGATGTTGAATTAATAAGTGTAATTACAATAATCAAAttctacatatttttttaatacataaaaataaatttaaaaacattaatttattttatttttattacagtcAAATGATATAAATCTTTTGTATTACTCACGTAAATCACCAGAGCCAAATTCTGTACAATCATTTGAGGTACCACTTTTGGAACAATTTTGGCAACGAACAGATGGAACTCAAGCTGATCGTGAACATCTTTTAATGGCACTTGCTGATATTCAAGCAATTCGTATTAAAGCAACATACACAACAAACACAGATGAAACAGCAATATCACAAGTATCACTTGATAatgctgaaaaatataatactggCAAGGATCGTGCTGTTGAAGTTGAAGAATGTACATGTCCAGCTGGTTATACTGGTTTATCTTGTGAGGATTGTGCTGCTGGTTATACACGAGCTGGTCGAGGTCTTTATCTTGGTACTTGTGAACCTTGTAATTGTAATGGACACTCAAGTCAATGTGATCCAGAAAATGGAATTTGTGAGAATTGTGCTGATCATACAACTGGTGATAATTGTGAAAAATGTGAAGCAGATTATATTGGTGATGCAACTCGTGGTGGTCCATATGATTGTATATCCGATACACATCTTGTTAAGCCTTGCAATCCAGCTGGTACCATGCAAGACTCATATCTCGTTGGACGATgtgaatgtaaattaaatgttgAAGGAGCCGAGTGTAATAGATGTCGTCCAGGCACATTTGGATTATCAAGTGATAATATTAATGGATGTAATCAGTGTTACTGTAGTGGTGTTACTGATCAATGTCATGAATCATCTTTATTCATTCAACAAATTCCCATGTGGGTTTATGATACACGTCATGGTTTTACACTTACTGATACATCAAGACttgatgttattgatgatggatttgaaattaatgttgcacAAAATGAAATTGGATATCGTTATACAACATTTAATCGTAATCGTAGATTATTTTGGTCATTACCAGCTATATTTActggaaataaaattaaaagttatgGAGGTAATTTAACACTTACACAAAGATTTACAGCAAGTCCAAATTCTAAAACTCTTGAAGATCAAGATGTTACACTTTTGGGTAATGGCATTACTCTATTTTGGacaaatccaaaaaaattaacatctgATAATACtttggtaattattttatttaattttaattgttaaattttatattttatatttatttttttgtactggCAGACATACTCTGTGCCACTTAGAGAATCTGAATGGCGTAGATTATCAACCGAGGGTTTAAGAAGTGCATCGCGAACTGATTTAATGACTGTATTATCAAATCTTGAATCAATTCTCGTTCGTGCATCATACTCTGAAGGAATGATTACTTCATCAATTGGTGATATTAGTCTTGATACAgctgttgaaaatttaactgGTAAAAATCGTGCAACACAAATTGAAGCATGTAGATGTCCACTTGGTTATACTGGTACATCATGTGAAAATTGTGGACGTGGATATTATCGTGATATAAATGATAGATCAGTCAGTATACTTGGTTCTTGTAATGCTTGTCCATGCAATGATCATGAAGAAAGCTGTGACATGAGTAGAAAtggaataattaaatgtaGATGTTTATCTGGTTACACTGGACAATATTGTCAAGAATTAGGtgagtttaatattaataataaaattaattaacacattttatatttattaattatatttttaatttgatttattaattttcatttaatataatgcatgatgataataatattgcatgATACAATTAAGCCGAGCTAAGAGTAGGTTTAATGCCAATAAGAGCAGAAGTACCAAGAGGTTCAAcgattgaatttaaatgttcTTATGAACATGAAAGTaagctatatatatactttaatttGGTACCATATATGAATTTACCATTGACTGCATGGGCCATGGAACCTGGTCCACTTGTTGAAAATGATACAAGAGCATATAAATTATGGAATGTTCATGTTGGTACTAATCCATGTAATGTTGAATGCACAATATTGGATCATCATGGAAAAGAATTGGCAAGATTATCAACTACAATATCAACAGGTTGGGCAAAAcgagaataattattattattctcgtTTGGCTTATTTGTGTGTTGATCGTTATGTGgtgtttatattaaataaaaaaatttgtctttatgtattttgtttataaattgttaaaatatttagtttattatattttaatttaattttttttaattttttacagttgATTATCCACCTCCACCACCAAGTCCACCACCAACATTACAACCACCAAGAATCATTGTTTCAATTCAAGAAAAACAATTGCAAATTGTTGAAACTGGTAATACAGTTAGATATCGTTGTTCTGGAAGATCATTGGATAATGTAAGataatttatagattttttataaaattaaatttcatattttaatgtttattttattgttgtttttgtagACACCAATACGTATTCATTGGGATAAAGAAGGAGGTAGATTACCAGATCGTAGTATGGATGACAAACAGGGTCTTCTTATTATTCGTGATGTCAGAGTTTCTGATAGTGGTGTATACATTTGCCAAGTCACTGATGATATTCAAGTTGTCATTGATAAAGTTACACTCACAGTTGgaggtaaatataattaaatataattaaataattttaaaaaaaattaacaatcgaatttacattaatttatgGACGCAGATTTTCCTCAAAGTCTTTTAGACATTCCAGgtatcaaaaaagaaaaaataacaaattataataattaaattaactaatgataaaaatttttttttcaaggttcAAATCCAGTTGAGCCAAAAGCTGTAATCCGTCCAATTTATCAACAAGTTAAAGAAGGTGATTCAGTTAATTTTGTATGTGAAGCTGAAGGTAATCCAAAACCTGAACTTGAATGGATTCGTATTGGTGGAACAGTTAATCCAAGTGCAACATTTATAAATGGAATTTGGAGTATACCATCAGTAACTAAAGATGATGAAGCAGAATATAAATGTATTGCTAAAAATAGTGTTGGTTCAAATGaacaaacaacaattttatatgttgataataatccaGATAAAGAACAACCTCCTATTGTACAAACATCTGGACCAACAATAACACCATCACAATGGATTGGTTCAAGTGGTGATACTGTACGTTTAATATGTTCAcgtttaaattatcataaacatGTTGAATGGATAAGATCTGGTAGTTTGCCACTTCCACATTCAGCAAGTCAACATGATGGTGTATTAACAATACCAAATCCAAATGAAAATGATTCTGGTACTTATATATGTATTGCAACAAGTAATCAAAACACTGAGACAAGTTCAAATGCACAAATTACAATTCATCCACGTAGAAATCCACCAATGATTAATGTTGAACCAGAGAAACAAATAGTACAACAAGGTAAAATTGCTGAAATTAAATGTCTCGTTAATGACAGAGATCCAAATGTTGAAGTTAAATGGTTTAAATATGGTGAACAAGTACTTGGTTCACGTGCACAACAACATggtacaatattaaaaattattgatatacaAATATCTGATCGTGGACGTTATATTTGTCGTGCAAATAATAGTGCTGGTACATTTGAAGCAAGTGCAATGATTGACGTTGAACGACGTGAAATACCAGTACTTGAACTTTATccaaaaaatacacaaacagTTATACTTGATGGTTCAGCTGATTTACAGTGTCGTGTTGTTGCTG includes:
- the LOC122858649 gene encoding basement membrane-specific heparan sulfate proteoglycan core protein-like isoform X7; this translates as MVIIKSAIAVFLVLQVLGHWHQVDGYENDDLVFDIETKSPVEIKLIDKHEEGLFHRIKRDIGGWFSWFPKPSTTTVPPTETTTTTTTTTTTSTTSTSTTTPLPEAQLLQSSTSSLNRRPTRNSDEVIDEQNSVGGNEDEDNAIGEVGEKGSNQEPIDQEDEDNEGWPGSGDTDDGSGTTGPDIFNPPIKPSGGQSKFYRVTLTISEPYLETYADIHSPQYTEFTKKLNKSIVKLLFERIPNYDHLSNVVKISPTNDPFKLQVTLDIGSTFTDENEIRDVLKNQLSLHSLGDVEVSPEGFTFRISQEKCDEHLELRCRDGTCVPLISRCDGKTQCPDKSDELDCSTTIQPTEETTTERVKTEKSFNEIPGLVPDNFPTPVSSTNDCRGDDAIPCSDGSRIICSVQQCDGVYDCRNGEDEKNCSNSCGYGEFACDASRCILDKQKCDFIQDCEDGSDERGCNYPACNQNEFRCRDHQCIDIRQRCDGINDCHDKSDELSCPRCHSYEFDCGDGRCINESSRCNGYSDCQNGSDEWNCTVTTCNSDQFRCPEGTCLPIEKRCDRHSDCRNGEDELQCDRDCTPTQFKCISDGRCIEDVYRCDRRSDCDDRSDEDNCSNVTSTINSGSHTNVPGHNWVTERPRECNPNTEMRCGNGKCILLRLKCDNIPDCDDNSDERDCGNCAIDEWRCADGECVSKNFRCDGRSDCRDGSDEEACDSQYCSPGQLPCANGVCISKDFFCDRNRDCHDGSDEENCPGITPYPASTQCRGDEYTCRDKSCIPLSSVCDNRQDCSGNEDELDCKRGCARGQFRCGNGDCISGDKKCDKFYDCEDGSDEENCGIETTTSAGRHCSYGQFQCESDKICVLDSARCNGIPECRDGSDEYGCAGKEKTGLDLKTYPSEQNIKENPVRQGREVVFQCRDESDHRARVRWSRGNNLPLPPGSVDKGDGRLEIPNIKLEHSGPYICEAVGYPSSFSGQKVTVNLHVENYELPVTRPPQVCKYDEATCSNGDCIPKTYVCDGKFDCTDGSDEMRCNPHGCEPNQYRCANKQCVSKIWRCDGDKDCNDGSDEENCEASPPGSLCRYDEFQCTKYDQCIPKSYHCDMERDCQDGSDEFGCSPVYIVKPPQPIVVLASGETMILTCTAIGVPIPEINWRLNWGHVPSKCDSVSVNGTGSLTCPDISISDQGAYSCEALNIGGFVFAVPDAILIVNETQNVCQRGEFNSEAKKPDECISCFCFGVTNQCRSADLFTFQLPPPFDRHKVLDVDLTNGEPQIRGEIGSKVAEIRPINRDGVEISMINDNYTPSSFDIPYFALPEAYHGSQLNSYGGYLKYTIRYSGDGRNNTAPAVILSGNRYMLFHRGHYTPPNQETEEVVRFFYGEWYKIYRGREITATRQDIMMALANVDNILIKAKYDDSPQLDISITEITMDSAEKTNVGLGSASFVEECSCPAGYTGLSCESCASGHERKTSGPWLGECQRAEPIASCPPGYYGDPSRNIPCEPCPCPLTNPSNQFARTCQLGPNREPVCDCPPGYMGSRCESCSSGYRGNPLIPGDMCVAESQCDPHGSLTPNPDADGKCRCKNFATGLTCDSCKPNTFSLASKNQFGCISCFCMGVSNRCTASHWYRSEIKVSFTNSIRDFSLIQSKNPDATTIVSGIRLDTSRREIIYNEFPNRGSNDVYYWQLPSIFLGDQVTSYGGSLKYTVRYVPSPGGQSSKNSAADVELISSNDINLLYYSRKSPEPNSVQSFEVPLLEQFWQRTDGTQADREHLLMALADIQAIRIKATYTTNTDETAISQVSLDNAEKYNTGKDRAVEVEECTCPAGYTGLSCEDCAAGYTRAGRGLYLGTCEPCNCNGHSSQCDPENGICENCADHTTGDNCEKCEADYIGDATRGGPYDCISDTHLVKPCNPAGTMQDSYLVGRCECKLNVEGAECNRCRPGTFGLSSDNINGCNQCYCSGVTDQCHESSLFIQQIPMWVYDTRHGFTLTDTSRLDVIDDGFEINVAQNEIGYRYTTFNRNRRLFWSLPAIFTGNKIKSYGGNLTLTQRFTASPNSKTLEDQDVTLLGNGITLFWTNPKKLTSDNTLTYSVPLRESEWRRLSTEGLRSASRTDLMTVLSNLESILVRASYSEGMITSSIGDISLDTAVENLTGKNRATQIEACRCPLGYTGTSCENCGRGYYRDINDRSVSILGSCNACPCNDHEESCDMSRNGIIKCRCLSGYTGQYCQELVDYPPPPPSPPPTLQPPRIIVSIQEKQLQIVETGNTVRYRCSGRSLDNTPIRIHWDKEGGRLPDRSMDDKQGLLIIRDVRVSDSGVYICQVTDDIQVVIDKVTLTVGGSNPVEPKAVIRPIYQQVKEGDSVNFVCEAEGNPKPELEWIRIGGTVNPSATFINGIWSIPSVTKDDEAEYKCIAKNSVGSNEQTTILYVDNNPDKEQPPIVQTSGPTITPSQWIGSSGDTVRLICSRLNYHKHVEWIRSGSLPLPHSASQHDGVLTIPNPNENDSGTYICIATSNQNTETSSNAQITIHPRRNPPMINVEPEKQIVQQGKIAEIKCLVNDRDPNVEVKWFKYGEQVLGSRAQQHGTILKIIDIQISDRGRYICRANNSAGTFEASAMIDVERREIPVLELYPKNTQTVILDGSADLQCRVVAGYPTPELHWSRKDGRQFGSNIQQLPGGLLRLIHISLNDGGSYQCTAVNDAGTTTAFAHIEVQSMPVITITPKSGILPVKLRNKILLSCNAVGNPPPNVIWSKYTNGYPPSINPLVRSQLSTAIYEISSMSIDDEGSYTCQATNAAGVSEERVQLRIEDNEGYDDEVNSIDDPEACRGDQPCNITPTYHPDNQILIPTKQGLIIPNEYLKIPIGGKVEMQCRVVAPQRINLDWIRQDQRSLPYGSTINNGILTINDVNKEAAGEYICRGFDDNNNELFRQNAHLEIISPPRIILHPNRQTVAPGDSPTIICSVTGDQPIKIQWDSIGRSLPSSVIDDNGLLKFNSITFNDAGKYICKATNDVGTAEAVAEVIVNENYNSAGVKAIERDVKTLAGNSVRLRCDTRESVSIQWTREGLPLPTNSKIVDNHLELLKVRPEDSGRYFCQIRNSQGTGSSDYINFQVSLVNSLADCMPIYPSIQCANNGLYLCRSQDCVSLDFVCDGYAHCSDGTDERFCRITRYRQYLQRRRAPTGPVIRIEPSSTIVNIGDTFNLRCEFTSRNPSAPRYRWYKADGSLPASVQVYEDRLKIASVQMSDSGVYNCRVDTQEGIFDKDYNLIVQGGEHENDEPAIEMKSVAYGSPVDLTCRANLRGPVTYQWNKTDGDLPLSTTSENKLTIMRANELAAGTYICSATNGITNTEVPVILVVTGIVPNFSQAPRSYISLPPLPDSYLKFNIEVSFKPENHNGIIFYNAERSDGLGDFIILSLINGHPEFKYDLGSGTATIHSDRPVTLGEWHTIKLNRNRKEGIMMVDGEGSYKSESTGRKQGLDLKEPLYIGNIPDYVIMNQNIQIGRIGFVGCISKLELNDRIIELTGSSTSSVGVTTCETCAENPCNNSGVCQEATTKSGYRCLCRVGYSGQHCDSTGKSCLPGICGRGRCISTETGFDCLCPHGTQGQRCEENVDIKNPAFRNEHAYLAYQTPKAMRRPYSADKYKSKRSHARSYLEQLKNSRSSHHHDNKI
- the LOC122858649 gene encoding basement membrane-specific heparan sulfate proteoglycan core protein-like isoform X10 yields the protein MVIIKSAIAVFLVLQVLGHWHQVDGYENDDLVFDIETKSPVEIKLIDKHEEGLFHRIKRDIGGWFSWFPKPSTTTVPPTETTTTTTTTTTTSTTSTSTTTPLPEAQLLQSSTSSLNRRPTRNSDEVIDEQNSVGGNEDEDNAIGEVGEKGSNQEPIDQEDEDNEGWPGSGDTDDGSGTTGPDIFNPPIKPSGGQSKFYRVTLTISEPYLETYADIHSPQYTEFTKKLNKSIVKLLFERIPNYDHLSNVVKISPTNDPFKLQVTLDIGSTFTDENEIRDVLKNQLSLHSLGDVEVSPEGFTFRISQEKCDEHLELRCRDGTCVPLISRCDGKTQCPDKSDELDCSTTIQPTEETTTERVKTEKSFNEIPGLVPDNFPTPVSSTNDCRGDDAIPCSDGSRIICSVQQCDGVYDCRNGEDEKNCSNSCGYGEFACDASRCILDKQKCDFIQDCEDGSDERGCNYPACNQNEFRCRDHQCIDIRQRCDGINDCHDKSDELSCPRCHSYEFDCGDGRCINESSRCNGYSDCQNGSDEWNCTVTTCNSDQFRCPEGTCLPIEKRCDRHSDCRNGEDELQCDSQYCSPGQLPCANGVCISKDFFCDRNRDCHDGSDEENCPGITPYPASTQCRGDEYTCRDKSCIPLSSVCDNRQDCSGNEDELDCKRGCARGQFRCGNGDCISGDKKCDKFYDCEDGSDEENCGIETTTSAGRHCSYGQFQCESDKICVLDSARCNGIPECRDGSDEYGCAGKEKTGLDLKTYPSEQNIKENPVRQGREVVFQCRDESDHRARVRWSRGNNLPLPPGSVDKGDGRLEIPNIKLEHSGPYICEAVGYPSSFSGQKVTVNLHVENYELPVTRPPQVCKYDEATCSNGDCIPKTYVCDGKFDCTDGSDEMRCNPHGCEPNQYRCANKQCVSKIWRCDGDKDCNDGSDEENCEASPPGSLCRYDEFQCTKYDQCIPKSYHCDMERDCQDGSDEFGCSPVYIVKPPQPIVVLASGETMILTCTAIGVPIPEINWRLNWGHVPSKCDSVSVNGTGSLTCPDISISDQGAYSCEALNIGGFVFAVPDAILIVNETQNVCQRGEFNSEAKKPDECISCFCFGVTNQCRSADLFTFQLPPPFDRHKVLDVDLTNGEPQIRGEIGSKVAEIRPINRDGVEISMINDNYTPSSFDIPYFALPEAYHGSQLNSYGGYLKYTIRYSGDGRNNTAPAVILSGNRYMLFHRGHYTPPNQETEEVVRFFYGEWYKIYRGREITATRQDIMMALANVDNILIKAKYDDSPQLDISITEITMDSAEKTNVGLGSASFVEECSCPAGYTGLSCESCASGHERKTSGPWLGECQRAEPIASCPPGYYGDPSRNIPCEPCPCPLTNPSNQFARTCQLGPNREPVCDCPPGYMGSRCESCSSGYRGNPLIPGDMCVAESQCDPHGSLTPNPDADGKCRCKNFATGLTCDSCKPNTFSLASKNQFGCISCFCMGVSNRCTASHWYRSEIKVSFTNSIRDFSLIQSKNPDATTIVSGIRLDTSRREIIYNEFPNRGSNDVYYWQLPSIFLGDQVTSYGGSLKYTVRYVPSPGGQSSKNSAADVELISSNDINLLYYSRKSPEPNSVQSFEVPLLEQFWQRTDGTQADREHLLMALADIQAIRIKATYTTNTDETAISQVSLDNAEKYNTGKDRAVEVEECTCPAGYTGLSCEDCAAGYTRAGRGLYLGTCEPCNCNGHSSQCDPENGICENCADHTTGDNCEKCEADYIGDATRGGPYDCISDTHLVKPCNPAGTMQDSYLVGRCECKLNVEGAECNRCRPGTFGLSSDNINGCNQCYCSGVTDQCHESSLFIQQIPMWVYDTRHGFTLTDTSRLDVIDDGFEINVAQNEIGYRYTTFNRNRRLFWSLPAIFTGNKIKSYGGNLTLTQRFTASPNSKTLEDQDVTLLGNGITLFWTNPKKLTSDNTLTYSVPLRESEWRRLSTEGLRSASRTDLMTVLSNLESILVRASYSEGMITSSIGDISLDTAVENLTGKNRATQIEACRCPLGYTGTSCENCGRGYYRDINDRSVSILGSCNACPCNDHEESCDMSRNGIIKCRCLSGYTGQYCQELVDYPPPPPSPPPTLQPPRIIVSIQEKQLQIVETGNTVRYRCSGRSLDNTPIRIHWDKEGGRLPDRSMDDKQGLLIIRDVRVSDSGVYICQVTDDIQVVIDKVTLTVGGSNPVEPKAVIRPIYQQVKEGDSVNFVCEAEGNPKPELEWIRIGGTVNPSATFINGIWSIPSVTKDDEAEYKCIAKNSVGSNEQTTILYVDNNPDKEQPPIVQTSGPTITPSQWIGSSGDTVRLICSRLNYHKHVEWIRSGSLPLPHSASQHDGVLTIPNPNENDSGTYICIATSNQNTETSSNAQITIHPRRNPPMINVEPEKQIVQQGKIAEIKCLVNDRDPNVEVKWFKYGEQVLGSRAQQHGTILKIIDIQISDRGRYICRANNSAGTFEASAMIDVERREIPVLELYPKNTQTVILDGSADLQCRVVAGYPTPELHWSRKDGRQFGSNIQQLPGGLLRLIHISLNDGGSYQCTAVNDAGTTTAFAHIEVQSMPVITITPKSGILPVKLRNKILLSCNAVGNPPPNVIWSKYTNGYPPSINPLVRSQLSTAIYEISSMSIDDEGSYTCQATNAAGVSEERVQLRIEDNEGYDDEVNSIDDPEACRGDQPCNITPTYHPDNQILIPTKQGLIIPNEYLKIPIGGKVEMQCRVVAPQRINLDWIRQDQRSLPYGSTINNGILTINDVNKEAAGEYICRGFDDNNNELFRQNAHLEIISPPRIILHPNRQTVAPGDSPTIICSVTGDQPIKIQWDSIGRSLPSSVIDDNGLLKFNSITFNDAGKYICKATNDVGTAEAVAEVIVNENYNSAGVKAIERDVKTLAGNSVRLRCDTRESVSIQWTREGLPLPTNSKIVDNHLELLKVRPEDSGRYFCQIRNSQGTGSSDYINFQVSLVNSLADCMPIYPSIQCANNGLYLCRSQDCVSLDFVCDGYAHCSDGTDERFCRITRYRQYLQRRRAPTGPVIRIEPSSTIVNIGDTFNLRCEFTSRNPSAPRYRWYKADGSLPASVQVYEDRLKIASVQMSDSGVYNCRVDTQEGIFDKDYNLIVQGGEHENDEPAIEMKSVAYGSPVDLTCRANLRGPVTYQWNKTDGDLPLSTTSENKLTIMRANELAAGTYICSATNGITNTEVPVILVVTGIVPNFSQAPRSYISLPPLPDSYLKFNIEVSFKPENHNGIIFYNAERSDGLGDFIILSLINGHPEFKYDLGSGTATIHSDRPVTLGEWHTIKLNRNRKEGIMMVDGEGSYKSESTGRKQGLDLKEPLYIGNIPDYVIMNQNIQIGRIGFVGCISKLELNDRIIELTGSSTSSVGVTTCETCAENPCNNSGVCQEATTKSGYRCLCRVGYSGQHCDSTGKSCLPGICGRGRCISTETGFDCLCPHGTQGQRCEENVDIKNPAFRNEHAYLAYQTPKAMRRPYSADKYKSKRSHARSYLEQLKNSRSSHHHDNKI